The sequence below is a genomic window from Providencia rettgeri.
ACACGAACAACAAAGCGATGAGTAGAAGATTGCGTTGCGAATCCATCGTTATAATTCTCTATTATCATCAGTTTTTCTAGGTGGGACAGGATCATCTCCACCAGCGTGTAAAGGGTGGCATTTTAATACGCGTTTTGCCGTTAACCAACTCCCTTTTAACATACCAAACCTGCGCAATGCCTCAATTCCGTAATTTGAACAAGTGGGATTGAAGCGACAACGAGGTCCTAACAACGGGCTAATAGCCAGTTGGTAGCCTCTGATCAGCATGATCAGGATTTTTGAGCCAAGCGACGATGACGACGCCATAACTTATCCAATGTTTCCGTGATCTGTTGATTGTCAAGATTGGCGACCCCTTTCCTTACCAATAAC
It includes:
- the yidD gene encoding membrane protein insertion efficiency factor YidD; translated protein: MASSSSLGSKILIMLIRGYQLAISPLLGPRCRFNPTCSNYGIEALRRFGMLKGSWLTAKRVLKCHPLHAGGDDPVPPRKTDDNREL